The following nucleotide sequence is from Paenibacillus andongensis.
AGGCAATGACGAGATCGCCGATCTAGGCGGTTCCCTTAATCATCTCGCTGAACAGCTCATGCACCAGGAGCAGTTACGTAAAACAATGACTGCTGATGTGGCTCATGAGTTAAGAACGCCGCTTGCAACACTTAAAAGCCATATGGAAGCGATGATTGACGGTGTATGGGCGCCAACTCCCCATCGCCTAGAGTCTTGCCATGAAGAGATAGAACGTTTGCGGTTCCTTGTTGGTGATTTAGAGAAGTTAACGGAAATGGAGTCCCCACATTTCAAGCTGAAGCTGCATAAAGAAAATGTTTCTGCCATTGTTCATCGGAATATCGAAGCGAGCAGGGATTCTTTTGATCAAAAGGGAGTTAAGCTTTTTTTTGAAGGATTAACGAACGTTGAATCTACCTTAGATAGGCAGCGTTTGAGTCAAATTATGGTGAACCTTTTAACGAATGCGCTAAAGTTTACGCCTCAAGGGGGAAAAGTATCTGTCGAAGTGAAGGAAGAAGAACAAGCGGTGGTTATTCATATATCGGATACTGGGATTGGTATGAACGAAGATGATCTGCGCTTTGTATTTGAACGTTTTTATCGGGTAGAAAAATCCCGCGATCGTAAATCAGGAGGGAGTGGGATCGGATTAACGATTGTAAAAAAATTGGTGGAAGCTCATGGAGGAACCATTCGAATGGAAAGTCGGGTCGGTGAAGGAACATCTGTAGAGATACATTTCCCTAAGATTTAGTGCTATCTACACAAGATCTACACAAGTACCTTTTATAATAAGGTGATAAAAAGAGGAAGAGACTTTGAGCAAAGCTCTGGAGTATATTCCAACTATTTTGGGGAGCCCCAAATGAACTTTAGGAGGAAATGATGACATGAAAAAAGCAGTAATTTCGATTTTACTTACGGCTGTGCTCTTAACAGCCTGCGGAAAATCAGGGAGTTCGATGGACCATACTTCGCATAGTGGGACGTCTGGAACAACGAATAATACAGCGCAAGGCGAAATGGCGGGAATGGATCATAGCGGTATGGCAGAAGAGGCAGGTTCCACGCAAGCAGGAAATGTCCAAGCCAAGTTTAAGCTTCCCAATGATAAGACAATGCCGAACCAAGATACAACGATTACGATTAAAATTCAGGATAAAGACGGCAAATCGATTGCTAAATTTGATACCGTACACGAAAAACAGATGCACTTTATCATTGTAAGCAAGGATTTGTCCTTCTTTAATCATATTCACCCTGATTATAAAGGAAATGGTGAGTTTACCGTTACTACACAATTTCCAACAGCCGGTGAGTTTAAAGTGATTGCCGATATTACTCCAACGGGTATGGGTGCAATGAGTAAGAGCCAATGGATTACGGTTCAAGGAGAATTGCCTTCACAAAAATCAATAGAACCTGATGCAACATTAACTAAAGTGGTGGACGGTAAAGAAGTAACGCTATCGATCGATCACCTTATGGCGGGCATGGAACTGAACTTGAACTTCAATATAAAAGACGCTAAGTCGAAGCAGCCTGTAAAAGACCTGCAACCTTACCTTGGAGCAGTAGGGCACGTCGTGATCTTAACCCAAGATGCTGAAAATTATCTGCACGTACATCCGACAGATGAAAAGGCGTCGGGACCGGATGCCAAATTTATGACGACATTCCCGCATAGCGGCGTATATAAGATTTGGGGACAATTCCAGCAAAATGGTAAAGTATTTACCGTACCCTTTGTTGTAAAAGTACCGTAGGAATTGATGGGGCTGTCCACAAGTAGATTTATCTACTTATGGGTCAGCCCCTATTTCTATACGCTTCTGTGAATCTCGGTGTATATCGAATAAATAATTGCTGTGCGCTTGCCAATCTATTCAAGCCCGTACTGCTGCCTCATCATCACCAACTTTTGTTCGATATAAGTTATCGCCTCTGGCGGTTCGATAATCTTGGCCGCTTCTCCAACTCCCCAAATCATTTCCGCATAAAACGACACCTTGTTCACGGGGATCATCATATGGATCGCACCACTTCCATCCTCATATTGTTCAATGAACTCATTAAACCAACCGTTCTCCTTGAGGGTCCGCACCCCAATGGGTGTCAGAGTGAGGATCAGTTCCTTTTTCTCCGATGCATTCAGCTCGTCGGCATTCCAATCGAAGATGGATTTCTTGTCAACCTCATCCAAACAGGCGAGCACATCGTTCAAGCTGGCGGAGCGTACTCGATCCGCGCGGAAGAGGCGATATCCTCTGCGCTCGAAGCAGTAGGCTGGACAATACCAATAGCCCTGACTAGCGTAAAGACCGATAGGCTGAATGTCTCTACGCTCGGCTCCCTTGCCCGTGTCATACTCGATGGTCACTACACTTCGGACCATGATGGCCTGCATCAAGGTGCGAAGGCACTTAGCGGACATGGACCGCAGCGGGTTCCAGATCACCACTTTGTTCTTCAGCCGATCGATTTGTTCTTTGATATCGGGAGGAAGGTAGTGGTAGAACTTATGAAGCGCCGAGGAGGCCCCTTCGTCAAAAGGCAAGGAACCGAAATACTGCAGCGATTGGCAGGCGAAAAACATAGCAACCGCTTCGCTTTCCGAGAATGTAATCGGCGGGAGCAACCTTTCCTGCAGCAGCCTGTAGCCTCCTCCACGCCCCTGGACGGAATAAATAGGGGTACCCAGTTCACTCAATTCCTGCAGATCGCGGGTTATCGTGCGCTTGGACAAGCCTAATTCATCGGCGAGCTCCTGAACGGTAAAGGATTTCCTGGCGTTGACGATCATGATGAGCTGGATCAGTCGCTGTGATTTTAACATAGCACTCCTCCTCTCATTTTTTTAATTATACCATTTAAACAAGACAGGATCTGTCTTGTTTGAGTGGTATAGTCATATTTGTAAACAACTTAACAACGAAGGAATGGTGATTAGGCTATGAAAGATATGGCTACTTTCGTAAAACTTTACAACTCCGTTTGGAACGAAGCTGACGCGGGGAGGCGCAGAGAAATCATCGCAGAGCTGTGGTCGGAAGACGCGACCCATTACACGGATTCGCTTGAAGCACATGGACACGAAGCCATCGAGGACCGGGTCCGCAACGCGTACGAAAAGTTCGTAGTAACGGGAGGGTACGTATTCAAAAGCACAGGGGTCGCAGATGAGCATCACAAATCCGTGAGGTACGGCTGGGCGATGTTACCCCGGGATAGCGACTTGGCCGTGGCTGCCGGAACCGTCTTCATGCTGCTTGACGATGATGGTCGGATTCGTTTCGACTACCAGTTCACCGATGTGCTGCCAGCATCCTGATTCGAGCGAGTTATCTGATCATTCGGGCAAGCTGCACCATCATTCCAACCTTGAGGAGGAGATCATGTGAGAAGTTATCATGGAAATTTGGGAGAGGGCCTTGCCGGCCTTTCGATTAAGGAACACGACATACCGGTTCCGGGTCCAGGAGAAGTGCTAATTCGGGTTAGGGCCTGTTCTCTTAATTATCGGGAAATATCAATTCTATTTCATGGCAGGTATCCTCTGCCGGTCCGGCCGGACTTTATTCCAGTTTCTGACGGGGCTGGCGAAATTGTAGAGGTAGGTGAAGGTGTCACCCGGGTCAAACCGGGGGAACGAGTAATGGCCTCCATCTTTCCACAGTGGATTGACGGTCCGTTCAGCTGGGAGTATTCAGCGCAGCTCGGCGGATCTCTTGACGGGATGCTTACTGAATATGCGGTCCTGAGCCAAGAGGCTGTTGTCCATATTCCCGATCATCTATCTTTCGAGGAAGCTGCAACCTTGCCGTGCGCCGCCGTTACCGCATGGAATGCCCTCACTAGCGGGCAGTCGCTGCAAGCCGGACATACCGTACTCACGCTCGGATCAGGTGGTGTCTCTCTATTCGCCCTGCAGCTCGCCAAGCTGTGCGGTGCCCGAGTCATCGCAACCACTTCGAGCGATGAAAAGGCAGACCGGTTGAAGGCCCTCGGGGCGGATGAGGTCATTAACTACACCACAGTGCCGGATTGGCATATCGCAGTGCGTGAGCTGACCGGAGGCCGAGGTGTCGACCGTGTTGTAGAGGTTGGTGGAACGAGCACCCTTGAGAAATCGATTAAATCAATCGCCTTTGAAGGTCAAATCAGTCAGGTCGGATGGCTCACACAAGAAGGCGCGACGATTGATCTCTCAGCTATTGCGT
It contains:
- a CDS encoding zinc-dependent alcohol dehydrogenase family protein, which gives rise to MRSYHGNLGEGLAGLSIKEHDIPVPGPGEVLIRVRACSLNYREISILFHGRYPLPVRPDFIPVSDGAGEIVEVGEGVTRVKPGERVMASIFPQWIDGPFSWEYSAQLGGSLDGMLTEYAVLSQEAVVHIPDHLSFEEAATLPCAAVTAWNALTSGQSLQAGHTVLTLGSGGVSLFALQLAKLCGARVIATTSSDEKADRLKALGADEVINYTTVPDWHIAVRELTGGRGVDRVVEVGGTSTLEKSIKSIAFEGQISQVGWLTQEGATIDLSAIAYNVFTLRGIAVGSRAQFNAMNRAIAAHRMKPVIDRVFSFDEAKEAFGYYKDASKFGKVLIRHP
- a CDS encoding sensor histidine kinase encodes the protein MKGLYARIVIAFIGVASGVLLIATIAFILETHYHFSLYQHQAMDMNAPAFDTHFEQALVQSVLWSAILGILLSVLLSLFVARRLTAPLIHMKKVAERMAGGELGARATVKGNDEIADLGGSLNHLAEQLMHQEQLRKTMTADVAHELRTPLATLKSHMEAMIDGVWAPTPHRLESCHEEIERLRFLVGDLEKLTEMESPHFKLKLHKENVSAIVHRNIEASRDSFDQKGVKLFFEGLTNVESTLDRQRLSQIMVNLLTNALKFTPQGGKVSVEVKEEEQAVVIHISDTGIGMNEDDLRFVFERFYRVEKSRDRKSGGSGIGLTIVKKLVEAHGGTIRMESRVGEGTSVEIHFPKI
- a CDS encoding helix-turn-helix transcriptional regulator; protein product: MLKSQRLIQLIMIVNARKSFTVQELADELGLSKRTITRDLQELSELGTPIYSVQGRGGGYRLLQERLLPPITFSESEAVAMFFACQSLQYFGSLPFDEGASSALHKFYHYLPPDIKEQIDRLKNKVVIWNPLRSMSAKCLRTLMQAIMVRSVVTIEYDTGKGAERRDIQPIGLYASQGYWYCPAYCFERRGYRLFRADRVRSASLNDVLACLDEVDKKSIFDWNADELNASEKKELILTLTPIGVRTLKENGWFNEFIEQYEDGSGAIHMMIPVNKVSFYAEMIWGVGEAAKIIEPPEAITYIEQKLVMMRQQYGLE